A stretch of the Desulforamulus ferrireducens genome encodes the following:
- the tnpA gene encoding IS66 family insertion sequence element accessory protein TnpA codes for MNTREIAAEYRLAHWAQIVRRKNESGLSIKAFCANEGFRENTYYYWQRKLREAACEQLTEIRTEHAKLPCLVPPGFAELKITDAPEKFPVHNDAKQSEIRIELGGMRIAADSAGFVNTKVDHL; via the coding sequence ATGAATACTAGAGAAATTGCTGCGGAATACCGCCTGGCACACTGGGCACAGATCGTGCGCAGAAAAAATGAAAGCGGCCTTAGTATTAAAGCCTTCTGTGCAAACGAGGGATTCCGTGAAAACACCTACTACTATTGGCAAAGGAAGCTGCGAGAAGCTGCCTGTGAACAACTAACAGAAATTCGAACTGAGCACGCAAAGCTGCCTTGCCTAGTCCCACCAGGATTTGCCGAATTGAAAATTACAGACGCACCTGAAAAGTTTCCTGTCCACAACGATGCCAAACAGAGTGAAATCCGCATTGAACTTGGAGGAATGCGGATTGCTGCGGACAGCGCTGGTTTTGTCAACACAAAAGTTGACCACTTGTGA
- a CDS encoding NINE protein: MLELEIEKNNKKKSTSWVLFLFLGGFGAHKFYLNQKKLGFIYMGITFGFIFYP, from the coding sequence ATGCTTGAACTTGAGATCGAGAAGAATAACAAAAAGAAATCAACTTCCTGGGTTTTATTTCTATTTTTAGGTGGATTTGGTGCACATAAGTTTTATCTTAACCAAAAGAAACTTGGTTTTATCTACATGGGAATCACATTTGGCTTTATTTTTTATCCATGA
- the sigK gene encoding RNA polymerase sporulation sigma factor SigK: protein MLSGLCTAAFLSVVHGVMALVSYIANNTFPQPLNEKEESHYLGMLAKGDEDARNVLTERNLRLVAHIVKKFDSTGEDVDDLISIGTIGLIKAINTFKPDKGTRLATYAARCIENEILMHLRFIKKVKAEVSLYDPIGVDKEGNEISLIDILGTDPEVVADTVEITFEKNRLLEKVRKLSNREKKVLEMRFGLGNSSRKTQREIARALGISRSYVSRIEKRALNKLVKELCMEGCQ from the coding sequence ATGCTTTCCGGCCTGTGCACGGCTGCTTTTCTGTCGGTTGTCCATGGTGTGATGGCACTGGTTTCCTACATCGCCAACAACACCTTTCCCCAACCTCTAAATGAAAAGGAAGAGTCCCATTATCTTGGCATGCTGGCGAAGGGGGATGAAGACGCACGCAACGTCCTTACAGAAAGAAACCTCCGGTTAGTGGCTCATATCGTCAAGAAATTTGACTCCACAGGAGAGGACGTTGATGATTTAATTTCCATCGGAACCATCGGTCTAATTAAGGCAATTAACACCTTTAAACCAGACAAGGGTACTCGTCTGGCAACCTATGCTGCTCGCTGTATTGAAAATGAAATTCTGATGCACTTAAGGTTTATCAAAAAAGTAAAGGCAGAGGTTTCACTTTATGATCCCATTGGAGTTGACAAAGAAGGTAATGAAATAAGTCTTATTGATATTCTGGGTACCGACCCAGAGGTAGTAGCAGATACTGTGGAAATTACCTTTGAAAAGAATCGTCTATTGGAAAAGGTTCGTAAATTAAGCAACCGAGAAAAAAAAGTGCTGGAAATGCGTTTTGGTCTGGGCAATTCCAGTCGCAAGACCCAGCGGGAAATTGCCCGCGCACTAGGCATCTCCCGTTCCTATGTATCACGCATTGAGAAAAGAGCTTTAAATAAATTAGTTAAAGAGCTATGTATGGAAGGCTGCCAATAG
- the istA gene encoding IS21 family transposase, with translation MIKVDTYKYIKDLHIKERKSIRQISRETGLARQTIRKILYGSVEEVTRYKRKVSPPAPLKEQFLPIIREWIVENLNAPHKQRYTASRIFERLQEEKGFTGCDSTVRGWVREIKQQLNIERAETYVPLEHDPVGRAQCDWTPATVKINGRDINGDVFLIRFSNSKAFYVRFYPHQRQEAFFDAHEKAFAFFNGVPQSILYDNLKTAVKRMLVGRKREEQDAFIKFRAHHGFDSDFCNRAKGNEKGGVESLARYVKWHIFTPVPEFPTIDALNNWIEGRCRKLNTKPRGRNRQSFWEAFTLEQDKLLPLSVHTFDCCTRKEAKVNRFSLVQFDRNQYSVPTEYTGKMVTVKGYVDKIEIYYQQTKLATHERCYEAGKQKFRLEHYLKLLERKPRSVGQAKPVRQANLPAPFAQYHQAVQRIDPAEGDRRFVNVLLLLRRYPVHILSSALILALEQSRLLPAEVEQLADIIDRPPSKPESIARTPVSITPSQIAPTQLHRYASLLKGGVGA, from the coding sequence ATGATCAAGGTGGACACTTATAAGTATATCAAAGATCTTCACATCAAGGAACGCAAATCAATAAGACAAATTTCTAGAGAAACTGGTCTTGCCCGGCAGACCATCCGCAAAATACTTTATGGTTCTGTGGAAGAGGTCACACGTTACAAACGAAAAGTTTCCCCACCCGCACCGCTTAAGGAACAGTTTTTACCAATTATCCGCGAATGGATAGTTGAAAACCTTAATGCTCCACACAAACAACGTTACACCGCCAGCCGTATCTTTGAACGCCTTCAAGAAGAGAAAGGCTTTACCGGCTGTGATTCAACCGTCCGGGGCTGGGTCAGGGAAATTAAGCAACAACTGAATATCGAACGTGCCGAAACATATGTTCCCCTGGAACATGATCCGGTTGGCCGTGCCCAATGTGATTGGACTCCTGCCACGGTTAAAATCAACGGCCGGGATATTAACGGCGATGTATTTCTAATACGCTTCAGCAACAGCAAAGCTTTCTACGTCAGATTTTATCCACATCAGAGGCAAGAAGCATTTTTCGATGCTCACGAAAAGGCGTTTGCATTTTTCAATGGGGTCCCGCAAAGCATTCTTTATGATAATCTAAAGACTGCCGTTAAACGTATGCTGGTAGGTCGTAAACGGGAAGAACAGGATGCTTTTATCAAGTTTCGCGCCCATCATGGTTTTGACAGTGACTTTTGTAACCGTGCCAAGGGTAATGAAAAAGGCGGCGTTGAGAGCTTGGCTCGCTATGTTAAGTGGCACATTTTTACACCGGTACCTGAATTTCCTACGATAGATGCCCTTAACAACTGGATCGAGGGACGCTGCCGGAAACTTAACACAAAACCAAGGGGCCGCAATCGGCAAAGTTTCTGGGAAGCCTTTACACTTGAACAGGACAAGCTGTTACCCCTCTCTGTTCATACATTTGACTGCTGCACTAGAAAAGAGGCAAAAGTAAACCGCTTTAGCCTGGTGCAGTTTGACCGAAACCAGTATTCTGTGCCCACTGAGTACACAGGTAAAATGGTTACCGTCAAAGGCTATGTAGATAAAATTGAAATCTACTATCAACAAACCAAGCTGGCTACCCATGAACGATGTTACGAGGCAGGCAAACAAAAGTTCCGGCTGGAACATTACCTAAAACTACTAGAAAGAAAACCTCGCTCTGTTGGCCAAGCCAAACCGGTACGGCAGGCTAATCTTCCCGCCCCCTTTGCCCAGTACCATCAGGCTGTACAGCGAATTGACCCGGCAGAAGGCGACCGGCGTTTTGTAAATGTATTGTTACTGCTGCGCCGCTATCCTGTCCACATATTAAGCAGCGCCTTAATTCTGGCACTGGAACAAAGCAGGCTGTTGCCGGCAGAGGTAGAACAATTGGCGGATATTATCGACAGGCCACCTTCAAAACCGGAAAGCATTGCCCGAACACCGGTAAGCATAACGCCAAGTCAAATAGCCCCTACCCAGCTGCACCGTTATGCCAGCTTGCTTAAAGGTGGTGTTGGGGCATGA
- the nrdD gene encoding anaerobic ribonucleoside-triphosphate reductase codes for MKINVIGNVNKEEVDSIVKEETERLAAKGKEVATIEIAEVSPEELGVKITAKSNIKRVRRITGYLSTIDRFNDTKQDELEDRVVHNFPGCRC; via the coding sequence ATGAAAATCAACGTAATTGGCAATGTAAATAAGGAAGAAGTTGACTCTATAGTTAAGGAAGAAACCGAAAGGCTTGCAGCCAAAGGAAAAGAGGTTGCAACCATCGAAATAGCAGAAGTATCACCAGAGGAACTGGGGGTAAAGATCACCGCTAAATCTAACATAAAAAGGGTGCGGCGTATTACTGGTTACTTAAGCACAATAGATAGATTCAATGATACGAAGCAAGATGAGTTGGAAGATCGTGTCGTTCACAATTTCCCTGGCTGCCGTTGCTAA
- a CDS encoding GntR family transcriptional regulator, producing MGHDFHTNQPIYLQIIQRLCRQIIRGELGAGDKLPSVRELAVQMGVNPNTVQRVYSEMERLQVAETKRGLGTFVTEKESRLKQLREELMTEQISSFISDMKEMGFTASEIVEGVRKTLEHE from the coding sequence ATGGGGCACGATTTTCATACAAACCAACCTATCTATTTACAGATTATCCAGCGCCTTTGTCGGCAAATCATCCGGGGAGAGTTAGGGGCAGGGGATAAGCTGCCGTCCGTGCGAGAATTGGCAGTACAAATGGGGGTTAATCCAAACACTGTACAAAGGGTTTATAGTGAAATGGAACGATTACAAGTTGCTGAAACAAAGCGAGGTTTGGGGACGTTTGTTACGGAAAAGGAAAGCCGGCTGAAGCAGCTAAGAGAAGAACTGATGACCGAACAAATCAGCAGCTTTATTAGTGACATGAAAGAGATGGGCTTTACAGCCTCTGAGATTGTAGAAGGGGTAAGAAAAACACTGGAACATGAATAG
- a CDS encoding ABC transporter ATP-binding protein: MSDYIVEFNNVTKEYVRQVALQNISLKLPRGKLIGLVGPNGSGKSTILKLIAGLVRPSRGSVRVNGRQANRMLASEISYLSELDVLYPFYTVAETIDFNAGLFRNFDMAKAREMMSFMQLDPGKKVKDLSKGNRGRLKIILSLARQVPLILMDEPLSGLDPLVRDSIIQSLISYLDLEQQTVIMTTHEVTEVEPILDTVVAIQNGQLRGMAEVEEIRMTHGQSLVEWMKHNLA; the protein is encoded by the coding sequence ATGTCCGATTATATAGTGGAGTTTAATAATGTCACCAAGGAATATGTTAGACAGGTGGCTTTACAAAATATCAGTTTGAAACTGCCACGGGGCAAGTTAATTGGTTTGGTGGGACCTAACGGCAGCGGCAAATCTACCATCTTAAAACTAATCGCCGGGTTGGTTCGCCCCAGCAGAGGTTCCGTGAGGGTTAACGGACGGCAAGCTAACCGTATGCTTGCCTCTGAAATATCTTATCTTTCTGAATTAGATGTTCTTTACCCATTTTATACCGTTGCCGAAACCATAGACTTTAATGCCGGGTTGTTTAGAAATTTTGATATGGCAAAGGCCCGGGAGATGATGAGCTTTATGCAGCTGGATCCTGGTAAAAAGGTAAAAGATTTATCTAAGGGTAATAGGGGGAGACTAAAAATTATTTTGTCCCTGGCCAGGCAAGTCCCTCTAATTTTAATGGATGAGCCCCTGTCCGGCTTGGATCCCCTGGTACGGGATTCTATTATTCAGTCCTTGATATCATACCTGGATTTAGAACAACAAACCGTCATTATGACGACCCACGAAGTAACGGAAGTGGAACCGATTCTGGATACAGTGGTGGCAATTCAGAATGGCCAGCTACGAGGTATGGCTGAAGTTGAGGAGATCCGGATGACACACGGCCAGAGCTTGGTGGAATGGATGAAACATAATTTAGCTTAA
- the tnpB gene encoding IS66 family insertion sequence element accessory protein TnpB (TnpB, as the term is used for proteins encoded by IS66 family insertion elements, is considered an accessory protein, since TnpC, encoded by a neighboring gene, is a DDE family transposase.) gives MRKSINGLAAIVEGSFKLDPCDGALFVFCNRSRDRIKILEWDGDGFWLHFKRLEKGHFRWPTSGEEQTLVLTGEELSILLGGTRVALKLRRKELLGKRIT, from the coding sequence ATGCGGAAAAGCATCAACGGGCTTGCGGCCATTGTGGAAGGGAGTTTCAAACTTGACCCATGTGACGGGGCACTGTTCGTATTCTGCAACAGAAGCCGCGACCGCATAAAAATATTGGAATGGGATGGCGACGGGTTCTGGCTTCACTTCAAACGTCTGGAAAAAGGACATTTTCGGTGGCCAACGTCCGGTGAAGAACAGACCCTTGTGCTAACAGGTGAGGAATTGTCAATCCTATTAGGTGGGACAAGGGTGGCATTAAAGCTAAGGCGAAAAGAATTGCTGGGAAAACGAATTACATAA
- the tnpC gene encoding IS66 family transposase: protein METANNWTEIIAEKDARIAELEMLVKFYEEQFRLSKHRQFGPSSEKGTLPGQLGLFDEVEKEADLQKNEPELEEITYARRKRIGKRKDDLSVLPVETVEHTLPEEERVCPECGGMLHEMGHDTRRELVIIPPQVKVVEHRRAVLSCRNCEKNGDHVPIVKAEMPKPLISGSLASPSAVAHIITQKYVQHIPLYRQEQDWKRQGVRLSRQTMANWVIRCSEDWLLPIYERMKAILLTQDVLHADESTVQVLREPGKTAVSNSYMWLYRTSGDTKRQIVLFEYQPSRSSTHPRQFLKGFRGFLHTDGYAAYHTLPGVTVVGCWVHMRRKFEDALKAIPNCERAVSSANDAVRRIGLLFHLEEQWESLTPEERYKLRLEKSKPLAEAFFGWLQTLTVLPKTAMGKAVHYALEQREWLMNVYLDGRTELSNNRAENAVRPFALGRKNWLFCNAVRGAISSSVVYSIIETAKANGLLPFEYMKFLLETVPSTSVGELDALLPWGEAIPEKCRMPFTKENA from the coding sequence ATGGAAACTGCAAACAACTGGACCGAAATAATAGCTGAAAAGGATGCCCGTATAGCCGAACTGGAGATGCTCGTAAAGTTTTACGAGGAACAGTTTCGGCTTTCTAAACATCGCCAATTTGGGCCATCAAGCGAAAAGGGTACTTTGCCTGGTCAGCTTGGTCTGTTTGACGAGGTTGAAAAAGAAGCTGATTTACAAAAAAACGAGCCGGAGCTCGAAGAAATTACCTATGCCCGCCGCAAACGCATTGGCAAAAGAAAAGATGACCTGTCAGTATTGCCGGTGGAGACGGTGGAACATACACTTCCCGAAGAAGAACGAGTTTGTCCTGAATGCGGTGGGATGCTGCATGAAATGGGACATGATACCCGGCGCGAGCTTGTAATTATTCCTCCTCAGGTCAAGGTTGTGGAGCATAGACGTGCCGTACTATCCTGCCGGAACTGCGAAAAAAATGGCGACCATGTGCCTATAGTAAAGGCGGAAATGCCCAAGCCGCTAATCAGCGGCAGCCTTGCTTCGCCATCTGCAGTGGCCCACATCATAACACAAAAATATGTTCAGCATATCCCACTGTACCGGCAAGAGCAAGACTGGAAAAGGCAGGGGGTGCGGCTTTCCCGCCAGACTATGGCCAACTGGGTCATCCGCTGCAGTGAGGATTGGCTGTTGCCCATTTATGAGCGAATGAAGGCCATATTGCTGACACAGGATGTGCTTCATGCTGATGAGAGTACAGTGCAGGTTTTACGGGAACCTGGGAAGACTGCCGTTTCAAACAGCTATATGTGGTTGTACAGGACAAGTGGGGATACAAAACGGCAGATTGTTCTCTTTGAGTATCAACCCAGCCGGTCAAGCACCCACCCGCGGCAGTTTTTAAAGGGTTTTAGGGGCTTTCTGCACACAGATGGCTATGCTGCCTATCACACATTACCCGGGGTCACAGTTGTGGGATGTTGGGTTCATATGCGACGTAAATTTGAGGATGCCCTTAAGGCTATTCCAAATTGCGAAAGGGCTGTATCATCAGCAAACGATGCTGTTAGGCGCATTGGCTTACTTTTCCACCTGGAAGAACAGTGGGAAAGTTTAACCCCTGAAGAACGCTACAAACTGAGATTAGAGAAATCTAAGCCTCTGGCAGAGGCTTTTTTTGGCTGGCTGCAAACGTTGACCGTCCTTCCCAAAACCGCTATGGGAAAGGCGGTGCACTATGCATTGGAACAGCGCGAATGGCTAATGAATGTCTACCTTGACGGGCGTACTGAACTCTCGAACAACCGCGCGGAAAATGCCGTGCGTCCCTTTGCCTTGGGCCGCAAAAATTGGTTGTTCTGCAATGCTGTCAGAGGGGCTATATCGAGCTCAGTAGTTTATTCCATCATAGAAACCGCCAAAGCAAACGGGCTGCTGCCCTTTGAATATATGAAATTCCTACTTGAAACTGTTCCATCTACATCAGTTGGGGAATTGGATGCCCTATTACCTTGGGGCGAAGCTATCCCCGAAAAATGCCGTATGCCATTTACAAAGGAGAATGCCTAA
- the tnpA gene encoding IS66 family insertion sequence element accessory protein TnpA, protein MNTREIAAEYRLAHWAQIVRRKNESGLSIKAFCANEGFRENTYYYWQRKLREAACEQLTEIRTEHAKLPCLVPPGFAELKITDAPEKFPVHNDAKQSEIRIELGGMRIAADSAYPVEKIAALLGLFKQLC, encoded by the coding sequence ATGAATACTAGAGAAATTGCTGCGGAATACCGCCTGGCACACTGGGCACAGATCGTGCGCAGAAAAAATGAAAGCGGCCTTAGTATTAAAGCCTTCTGTGCAAACGAGGGATTCCGTGAAAACACCTACTACTATTGGCAAAGGAAGCTGCGAGAAGCTGCCTGTGAACAACTAACAGAAATTCGAACTGAGCACGCAAAGCTGCCTTGCCTAGTCCCACCAGGATTTGCCGAATTGAAAATTACAGACGCACCTGAAAAGTTTCCTGTCCACAACGATGCCAAACAGAGTGAAATCCGCATTGAACTTGGAGGAATGCGGATTGCTGCGGACAGCGCCTATCCGGTAGAAAAGATAGCCGCACTGCTTGGCCTGTTTAAACAGCTATGCTAA
- the istB gene encoding IS21-like element helper ATPase IstB, producing MNIMTVSHYLKELRLPAAAKALSDLLRETQDRDFNHLEFLSVLLRYELDQREENTVARRIKQARFPQVKNLETFDFSLIPSVSKTRILALTQGQYIEEKRHIIFMGNSGTGKTHLATALGLAACQQGRKVRFYQAARWVEELVTAREEHRLLKLEKEWMRDELVILDELGYIPFSKTGAELLFQFCSTRHELGSIIVTTNLDFEKWPEVFGDVRMTEALIDRLTHRADIHLMNGESYRFRETLQQRSIANTSQQLNNE from the coding sequence ATGAACATAATGACGGTTTCCCATTATCTAAAGGAGTTAAGACTGCCGGCAGCAGCCAAGGCACTGTCCGATCTGCTGCGGGAAACACAGGACAGGGATTTTAACCACTTGGAATTTTTAAGTGTTTTACTGCGATATGAACTAGACCAGCGAGAAGAAAACACCGTAGCCCGCAGGATAAAGCAGGCACGTTTTCCACAGGTTAAAAACCTGGAAACCTTTGACTTCAGTCTGATACCCAGTGTTAGCAAAACCCGTATATTGGCTTTAACCCAGGGCCAATACATAGAAGAAAAACGTCACATAATTTTCATGGGTAATTCCGGAACAGGAAAGACTCATTTAGCCACTGCCCTTGGCTTGGCTGCTTGTCAGCAAGGCCGCAAGGTAAGATTTTATCAAGCCGCCCGCTGGGTGGAGGAGTTAGTAACCGCCCGCGAAGAACACCGTTTACTAAAGCTGGAAAAGGAGTGGATGCGTGACGAACTGGTAATATTGGATGAACTTGGCTATATTCCATTTAGTAAAACCGGTGCTGAACTATTATTTCAGTTTTGCTCAACCAGGCATGAGCTTGGCAGCATCATTGTTACAACCAACCTGGACTTTGAAAAGTGGCCCGAGGTTTTTGGAGATGTGCGCATGACCGAGGCCTTGATTGATCGTTTAACCCACAGGGCTGATATCCATCTAATGAACGGCGAAAGCTATCGTTTTCGTGAAACCCTGCAGCAAAGATCCATAGCAAACACATCTCAACAACTTAATAATGAATAA
- the cas1b gene encoding type I-B CRISPR-associated endonuclease Cas1b has translation MKKTIYIFSDGELHRKDNTLFFETESGRRFIPVEDTGEIMVFGEVQFNKKFLEFLSQKEIILHYFSHYGYYMGTFYPREHLNSGYMILRQCEHYLDELRRLTIAREFVRGAGKNIRQVLKYYHSRGKELGQPLETAEKLIATIDDHDSITALMAVEGNIRDHYYHAFDIIINDKDFTFQERSRRPPKNYLNTLISFGNSLMYSICLSEIYKTHLDPRIGYLHATNFRRFTLNLDISEIFKPIIIDRLIFSLIGKKMITKNDFDRDTEGISLKEKAKKCFVEELDNKLKTTINHREIGRSVSYRRLIRLELYKLEKHLMGEKPYTPFIARW, from the coding sequence GTGAAAAAGACCATCTATATATTTTCTGATGGTGAACTACATCGCAAGGACAACACCCTCTTTTTTGAAACAGAAAGTGGACGTCGGTTTATACCCGTTGAAGATACCGGTGAAATTATGGTATTTGGAGAAGTACAATTTAATAAAAAGTTCTTGGAATTCCTTTCTCAGAAAGAAATTATCCTGCACTACTTTAGTCACTACGGTTATTATATGGGCACCTTCTATCCCCGGGAACATTTAAATTCAGGTTATATGATTTTGCGTCAGTGCGAGCATTACTTGGATGAGCTACGTCGTTTGACCATTGCCAGAGAATTTGTGCGGGGAGCCGGAAAAAATATTCGTCAAGTACTCAAATATTATCATAGTCGTGGCAAAGAGTTAGGACAACCACTGGAGACCGCGGAAAAGCTGATTGCCACCATAGATGACCATGATAGTATAACTGCATTGATGGCTGTGGAGGGTAATATTCGAGATCATTATTATCATGCCTTTGATATCATCATAAATGATAAGGATTTTACCTTTCAAGAACGATCACGACGCCCCCCAAAAAACTATCTAAATACATTAATTAGCTTTGGCAATTCCTTAATGTATTCAATATGTTTAAGTGAGATTTATAAAACACATCTAGATCCCCGTATTGGATATCTGCATGCCACCAATTTCCGACGTTTTACTCTAAATCTTGATATCTCGGAGATTTTTAAACCCATCATAATTGACAGGCTTATATTTTCCCTGATAGGAAAAAAGATGATCACTAAAAATGATTTTGACCGTGACACTGAAGGAATTTCCCTTAAAGAAAAAGCAAAAAAGTGTTTTGTTGAGGAATTGGATAACAAACTAAAGACAACCATTAATCACAGAGAAATCGGTCGTTCTGTATCCTACAGGCGCCTAATCCGTTTGGAACTTTACAAATTGGAAAAACACTTGATGGGTGAAAAACCATATACACCCTTTATAGCCCGCTGGTAA
- the cas2 gene encoding CRISPR-associated endonuclease Cas2, whose amino-acid sequence MFVILVYDVNQKRVAKVLKKCRQYLHWVQNSVLEGEISEANYKKLKMDIEKIIRQDEDSVIFYTLRTTKYSSREIVGLQKSSNENIL is encoded by the coding sequence CTGTTTGTAATTCTTGTTTATGACGTAAATCAAAAAAGGGTGGCAAAGGTTCTTAAAAAGTGCCGACAGTACCTTCATTGGGTACAAAACTCAGTTCTTGAGGGTGAAATTTCAGAGGCCAACTATAAAAAACTGAAAATGGATATTGAAAAAATTATTCGGCAAGATGAAGACTCTGTAATCTTTTATACCCTAAGAACAACCAAGTATTCATCCAGGGAAATAGTGGGATTGCAAAAAAGTAGCAATGAAAATATACTTTAA
- the cas4 gene encoding CRISPR-associated protein Cas4, which produces MPEREISVSGTLVWYYYICPREVWLISHQINPDQDHDNLSLGRYIGENTYAREKKEIIVGNSKIDVFHTENGKMVIGEVKKSSKYKESARMQLAFYLKELKERGIIARGELRFPKEKAREEVILDDRTERQLDQVKREILRIIYLEKPPQPKRIQFCKKCAYNEFCWS; this is translated from the coding sequence ATGCCGGAAAGGGAGATCAGTGTAAGTGGTACTCTGGTTTGGTATTACTACATCTGCCCTCGGGAGGTGTGGCTTATCAGCCACCAAATAAACCCCGATCAGGATCATGATAACCTGTCACTGGGACGATATATCGGTGAAAATACCTATGCGCGGGAAAAGAAGGAAATCATTGTAGGCAATAGTAAAATTGATGTTTTTCATACGGAAAACGGCAAGATGGTTATAGGTGAAGTAAAGAAAAGCTCCAAATATAAAGAAAGTGCCCGTATGCAGTTAGCCTTTTATTTAAAAGAACTAAAGGAAAGGGGTATCATTGCTCGGGGTGAGCTAAGATTTCCCAAGGAGAAAGCCAGAGAAGAAGTTATTTTAGATGATCGGACAGAACGGCAACTAGATCAAGTAAAACGAGAAATATTAAGGATCATTTATTTGGAAAAACCGCCACAACCCAAGAGAATACAATTTTGTAAAAAATGTGCTTATAATGAATTCTGCTGGTCATAG
- a CDS encoding ImmA/IrrE family metallo-endopeptidase encodes MKEKIELNSEAVMLRKRLGEDAMSPLDVFAILGRLDNFTLIFYPFSERISGMSIKFENDMVMAINSSLSYGRQRYSAAHELYHLFIQKEFKSTICERNIESEKPEPEKEADAFASYFLAPYDALKAFVSDVLKKRPMDLSAEDVVRIEQYFQMSRQATLFRLINDGYISREFAESMKSNVIKSALRLGYDVSLYLPLPENKQYMTTGSYIKLAEELREKDIISDGKYEELLMDAFRPDIVYGFDAAGVERYD; translated from the coding sequence GTGAAAGAAAAGATTGAATTAAATTCCGAAGCCGTAATGCTCAGAAAACGTCTAGGGGAGGATGCCATGTCTCCCCTTGATGTTTTTGCTATCCTGGGAAGATTGGACAATTTCACCTTGATATTTTATCCTTTTTCGGAGCGCATCAGCGGCATGTCTATAAAATTTGAAAATGATATGGTTATGGCCATTAATTCCAGTCTTTCTTATGGACGGCAGCGTTATTCAGCTGCACACGAACTTTACCATCTGTTTATTCAAAAAGAGTTTAAAAGTACTATCTGTGAACGGAATATTGAGTCTGAAAAACCAGAGCCGGAAAAGGAAGCAGACGCCTTTGCCTCATATTTCTTAGCCCCGTATGATGCCCTAAAAGCATTTGTTTCCGATGTATTAAAAAAGCGGCCTATGGATCTATCGGCGGAGGATGTCGTCAGAATCGAGCAGTATTTTCAAATGAGCAGGCAGGCTACGCTTTTTCGCCTGATTAACGATGGATATATCAGCAGGGAATTTGCCGAATCCATGAAATCTAATGTAATTAAATCTGCCTTAAGGCTTGGATACGATGTCTCTCTTTATCTGCCTTTGCCTGAAAACAAGCAATATATGACAACCGGCAGCTACATCAAGCTGGCAGAGGAACTTAGAGAGAAAGATATTATATCCGACGGCAAGTATGAAGAACTGCTGATGGATGCCTTTCGTCCGGATATCGTCTATGGTTTTGACGCAGCAGGGGTAGAAAGATATGACTGA
- a CDS encoding helix-turn-helix domain-containing protein — MKAINDIGNRIKNLRERSGLNQAQLAAFLDVDQSYISKCEKGERQLSVDALEKTCCLFGCTLSELSDGYDDISHLQFAFRAASISNDDLSAISDINKIALNLKQMRQLLRVAQS; from the coding sequence ATGAAAGCTATAAATGACATAGGGAATAGAATAAAAAATTTGCGGGAAAGAAGCGGTTTAAATCAGGCGCAGTTAGCTGCTTTTTTAGATGTAGATCAAAGTTACATCTCCAAATGTGAAAAGGGGGAGAGGCAGCTAAGCGTTGACGCACTGGAGAAAACTTGCTGTTTGTTTGGCTGTACCCTCAGCGAACTATCAGACGGGTATGATGATATAAGTCATTTGCAGTTTGCTTTTAGGGCTGCATCAATCAGCAATGACGATCTATCTGCCATTTCCGATATTAATAAAATCGCTTTAAACTTGAAGCAAATGAGGCAACTGTTAAGGGTGGCGCAGTCGTGA